Proteins encoded by one window of Planktothrix tepida PCC 9214:
- a CDS encoding cyclic nucleotide-binding domain-containing protein → MLQPAETVKLFVKQPEQHYAAGQVIFEEGKLGDVMFGILQGEIELWVNGKVVETLIAGDVFGEGALVQPDRTRASTAIAKTDCLLAIMDQSRFLFAVQQTPMFALEVLKSYSDRLRRMKRSL, encoded by the coding sequence ATGCTGCAACCCGCCGAAACCGTCAAACTGTTTGTTAAACAACCCGAACAACATTATGCTGCAGGTCAAGTTATTTTTGAAGAGGGCAAATTGGGGGATGTCATGTTTGGCATCCTCCAAGGTGAAATTGAATTATGGGTGAATGGGAAAGTGGTAGAAACCTTGATTGCGGGAGATGTATTTGGGGAAGGAGCCTTAGTTCAACCCGATAGAACACGAGCGTCTACTGCTATTGCTAAAACCGATTGTCTTTTAGCAATTATGGATCAATCTCGATTTTTGTTTGCAGTTCAGCAAACGCCCATGTTTGCCTTAGAAGTTCTCAAAAGTTATTCGGATCGTTTACGTCGGATGAAACGTTCTCTTTAA
- the gap gene encoding type I glyceraldehyde-3-phosphate dehydrogenase — protein sequence MPLRVGINGFGRIGRLVMRSAINNPDVEFVGINDLVPPDNLAYLFKYDSTHGVFPGTVEAKEDGILVDGRFIRCTAIKDPTQLPWKEDTVDYVVECTGLFTNYEGAYKHIEAGAKRVIISAPTKDPDKVKTLLVGVNHEEFDPKAHLVVSNASCTTNCLAPVAKVIQDNFGLAEGLMTTVHAMTATQPTVDGPSKKDWRGGRGAAQNIIPASTGAAKAVTLVLPELKGKLTGMAFRVPTPDVSVVDLTFRTEKATTYAEICAAMKAAAEGPMKGVLSYTEDEVVSSDFTTDPSSSTFDAKAGIELNSNFFKIVAWYDNEWGYSCRVVDLMISMAKKDGIL from the coding sequence ATGCCGTTAAGAGTAGGAATTAATGGGTTTGGTCGCATTGGTCGTTTGGTCATGCGGTCTGCCATTAATAACCCCGATGTGGAATTTGTGGGAATTAATGATTTAGTTCCCCCGGATAACTTAGCTTATTTGTTCAAATATGACTCGACTCATGGGGTGTTTCCGGGTACAGTAGAAGCGAAAGAAGATGGCATTCTGGTAGATGGACGTTTTATTCGCTGTACCGCTATTAAAGATCCCACCCAACTTCCTTGGAAAGAAGATACCGTTGATTATGTGGTGGAATGTACAGGGTTATTTACCAACTACGAGGGGGCTTACAAACATATTGAAGCGGGTGCAAAACGGGTGATTATTTCCGCCCCCACCAAAGACCCGGATAAAGTGAAAACCTTGTTAGTCGGGGTCAACCATGAAGAATTTGACCCGAAAGCGCATTTAGTTGTTTCTAATGCCAGTTGTACCACCAACTGTTTAGCCCCCGTTGCGAAAGTCATTCAAGATAACTTTGGGTTAGCCGAAGGGTTAATGACAACGGTTCACGCCATGACCGCGACTCAACCCACCGTTGATGGCCCTAGTAAGAAAGATTGGCGGGGAGGACGTGGCGCAGCCCAAAATATTATTCCGGCATCTACAGGCGCAGCCAAAGCTGTTACCTTAGTGTTACCGGAGTTAAAAGGAAAATTGACGGGAATGGCATTTCGAGTTCCCACCCCCGATGTGTCAGTGGTTGACTTAACCTTCCGCACGGAAAAAGCTACCACCTATGCAGAAATCTGTGCCGCGATGAAAGCCGCAGCCGAAGGCCCGATGAAAGGAGTTTTAAGCTATACTGAAGATGAAGTGGTTTCTTCAGATTTTACCACAGATCCCAGTTCCAGTACCTTTGATGCTAAAGCAGGTATTGAACTGAATTCTAATTTCTTCAAAATTGTGGCTTGGTATGACAATGAATGGGGTTATTCTTGTCGTGTTGTTGATTTGATGATTTCAATGGCGAAAAAAGACGGAATTCTGTAA
- a CDS encoding Uma2 family endonuclease codes for MLTIKPRFETFEEYLKYDDNSEKLYELFNGELIEVPPESGFNIQIANRLFMVFALMLGSDRVRGHGLELEVRGEPKNRYPDLTIIREEHIQQLSKRNTIRLNMAPPLLVMEIVSPGEIQRERDYIAKRIQYQDCCIPEYWIIDPQTQTILVLELMDNIYTTVGNFSNDDLVRSPGFGKLNLKVSEVLNFN; via the coding sequence ATGCTAACGATTAAACCTCGCTTTGAAACCTTTGAAGAATACCTAAAATATGACGATAATTCGGAAAAACTCTATGAACTATTTAATGGAGAATTGATAGAAGTGCCGCCAGAATCAGGGTTTAATATCCAAATTGCTAATCGTCTCTTTATGGTTTTTGCCTTAATGTTAGGAAGCGATCGCGTTAGAGGACACGGGTTGGAACTAGAAGTCAGAGGCGAACCCAAAAACCGCTATCCTGATCTAACTATTATCCGAGAAGAACATATTCAACAACTATCAAAGCGTAACACCATTCGTCTGAACATGGCCCCGCCTCTGTTGGTTATGGAAATAGTTAGCCCTGGAGAGATACAAAGGGAGAGGGACTACATTGCTAAAAGAATTCAGTATCAAGATTGTTGTATTCCTGAATATTGGATTATTGATCCCCAAACTCAAACTATCTTGGTATTAGAACTGATGGATAATATTTATACAACGGTAGGTAATTTTAGTAACGATGATTTAGTGCGATCGCCTGGATTTGGGAAACTCAACTTGAAGGTTTCTGAGGTTTTGAATTTTAATTAA
- the tnpA gene encoding IS200/IS605 family transposase: MTENQYRRKNTSVSLINYHFVFCPKRRKRVLVNGVSRRLEEIIYQKAKELECDVLALEIMPDHVHLFISCHPLIAPHQIMFRIKGASSRILRKEFPHLLKLPSLWSRSYYCGTAGSVSSETIKKYIANQNSH; encoded by the coding sequence ATGACAGAAAATCAATATAGAAGAAAAAACACATCAGTTAGTCTGATCAACTATCATTTTGTCTTTTGCCCAAAAAGGAGGAAAAGGGTGTTGGTTAACGGAGTGAGCAGAAGATTAGAGGAAATTATCTACCAAAAAGCAAAAGAGCTAGAATGTGATGTCCTAGCTCTGGAGATAATGCCTGATCATGTGCATTTATTTATTAGTTGTCACCCTTTGATTGCTCCACATCAAATTATGTTCAGAATCAAAGGGGCATCATCAAGAATATTAAGAAAAGAATTTCCTCATTTACTTAAACTACCTTCTTTGTGGAGTCGAAGCTATTATTGTGGGACGGCTGGTTCTGTTTCTAGTGAAACTATCAAAAAGTATATTGCTAACCAAAACTCTCACTAG
- a CDS encoding ATP-dependent 6-phosphofructokinase — MNKRKRIGILTSGGDCPGLNAVIRAVVNHATSEYNWEVRGIPYATQGLIERKSVVLNSYGLERHGTDPLLSMGGTILGSINKGDTEGNTDDVIQGYYDLGLDALIAIGGDGSLAILQKLAEKGNWNLVGVPKTIDNDVAHTELSVGFNSAVTTILDCLDRLSYTAASHDRVMVVEVMGRTTGHLALNSGIVGGADAILIPEIPYSIKTLCKQIRELRNLYGRKFAIVVVAEGAKTADGESRYYKDALGEVRLRGIGEYIATEIENNIGVEARVTVLGHVQRGGAPSALDRLIGTAFGKVAVDLIAEEKYGVMVAWKNNTVATVPLARVFADSPRLLNPNGFWVETARSLGIYVGEEVDCSEDGSGISNLNGLKPSELEVMNQIN; from the coding sequence ATGAACAAACGTAAACGGATTGGCATTTTAACCAGTGGAGGAGACTGTCCCGGTCTCAATGCCGTGATTCGAGCCGTTGTCAATCATGCCACATCTGAATATAACTGGGAAGTGCGAGGCATTCCCTATGCGACTCAGGGGCTCATTGAACGGAAAAGTGTTGTATTAAATTCTTATGGTTTAGAACGGCATGGTACTGATCCTTTATTAAGTATGGGCGGAACGATTTTAGGTTCCATTAATAAAGGAGATACAGAAGGCAATACAGATGATGTTATTCAGGGATATTATGATTTAGGACTTGATGCCCTGATCGCCATTGGCGGTGATGGTAGCCTTGCTATTTTGCAGAAACTGGCTGAAAAAGGCAATTGGAATTTAGTCGGTGTTCCCAAAACTATTGATAATGATGTCGCCCATACAGAATTATCCGTTGGGTTTAACTCCGCCGTTACGACGATTTTAGATTGTTTAGATCGATTGAGTTATACCGCCGCCAGCCATGACCGGGTGATGGTGGTGGAAGTTATGGGACGAACAACGGGACATTTAGCCTTAAATTCGGGGATTGTTGGGGGGGCGGATGCGATTTTAATCCCAGAAATTCCCTATTCGATTAAAACCCTATGTAAACAGATTCGAGAACTCCGCAACCTCTATGGACGAAAATTCGCCATTGTGGTGGTTGCAGAAGGAGCAAAAACCGCCGACGGGGAAAGTCGATATTATAAAGATGCCCTCGGAGAAGTGCGACTGCGGGGAATTGGGGAATATATTGCCACGGAAATTGAAAATAATATTGGGGTAGAAGCGCGAGTGACTGTCCTGGGTCATGTTCAACGGGGTGGAGCGCCTTCAGCTTTGGATCGATTAATTGGAACAGCCTTCGGAAAAGTAGCTGTAGATTTAATTGCGGAGGAAAAATATGGCGTGATGGTGGCTTGGAAAAACAACACTGTCGCCACCGTTCCCCTGGCGCGGGTGTTTGCAGATAGCCCCCGACTGCTCAATCCTAACGGATTTTGGGTGGAAACCGCTAGATCCCTGGGAATTTATGTCGGTGAAGAAGTCGATTGTAGTGAGGATGGTTCAGGGATCTCAAATCTCAATGGTTTGAAACCCTCTGAATTAGAAGTGATGAATCAGATTAATTAA
- a CDS encoding Uma2 family endonuclease produces the protein MITSEPIILSFKNVTLSNDQFYQLCQDNENWQLERTAKGELIIMPPVGGVSGNRESDLNADLVIWNRQTQLGKVFSSSTIFRLPNGGDRSPDVAWVAKERWELLTAEEQEKFPPLCPDFVIELRSRTDSLTQLQAKMQEYLNSGLRLGWLINPQAQQVEIYRLHQPLEIVQLPTTLSGENVLPDFILNLPLF, from the coding sequence ATGATTACTTCAGAACCTATTATTTTAAGTTTCAAAAATGTTACCTTAAGCAATGATCAATTTTATCAACTTTGCCAAGATAATGAAAATTGGCAGTTGGAAAGAACCGCTAAAGGAGAATTGATAATTATGCCCCCCGTTGGTGGAGTCAGTGGTAATCGAGAATCAGATTTGAATGCTGATTTAGTCATTTGGAATCGTCAAACTCAACTCGGAAAAGTATTTAGTTCTTCTACTATCTTTCGTTTACCTAATGGTGGCGATCGCTCTCCTGATGTGGCTTGGGTTGCGAAGGAACGTTGGGAATTACTAACAGCAGAAGAACAAGAAAAATTCCCCCCCTTATGTCCTGATTTTGTAATTGAATTACGTTCTCGTACTGACTCCCTAACCCAACTTCAAGCAAAAATGCAGGAATATCTTAACAGTGGTTTGCGTTTAGGTTGGTTAATTAATCCTCAAGCACAACAAGTAGAAATTTATCGTCTTCATCAACCTCTTGAAATTGTCCAATTACCCACAACTTTATCAGGGGAAAATGTCTTACCAGACTTTATTTTAAACTTACCTCTATTTTAA
- a CDS encoding CASTOR/POLLUX-related putative ion channel, whose product MSKITFAEQFRYRFDNFMSKGTIALVSGLALVSLAFIVLMGFFVSLARIAPLGDTGLNPFEAMWAVLMRTLDAGTMGGDQGWSFRLAMLFVTFGGIFIISTLIGVLSSGIDTKLEDLRKGRSRVIETDHIVILGWSLQIITLINQLILANANRSDTCIVILSPEDKVQMEDHLYDELGKLRQVRLVCRTGNPSNLADLGMVNIQAARSIIILNESPAKSDINLIKILLAIKNLPRLESQPYHIVAQVQDINTLDIIQLIGQDEIEGLLTQDLISRIIVQTCRQSGLSIVYLELLDFTGVEIYIHEEPSLQGQSYGDILLAYKDSAVIGMQLTDGTIQLNPSIERILQPAEKLVLLSEDDSTIRLSGVSKSAINHQGIQLTQKTAIATSEHTLMLGWNDRIPRILVQLDQYVASNSSVTLVSPFPETDIIDCLKTLNLEQQTLHYYQGSITERNVLESLSLEKYHHVIVLSNPDLDPEEADAQTLITLIYLRDIADRKNPNLQIVTEMLDTRNQALAQVARPDDFVITEQIISRMLAQVSEQKSLNSVFAELFSPEGSEIYLKPVSNYVNLNEPINFYTVVEAAKQRGESAIGYRCLKDAQNLARGYGIVLNPKKDELVKFSPQDRIIVLADC is encoded by the coding sequence ATGAGTAAGATTACGTTTGCAGAGCAGTTTCGCTACAGATTTGATAATTTCATGTCAAAAGGAACCATTGCTTTAGTCAGTGGTTTAGCATTGGTGTCCTTAGCCTTTATTGTGCTCATGGGATTTTTTGTCAGCCTCGCCAGAATTGCACCCCTAGGCGATACAGGGTTGAATCCTTTTGAGGCGATGTGGGCTGTTTTAATGCGTACCTTAGACGCAGGAACAATGGGAGGAGACCAGGGGTGGTCATTTCGTCTGGCGATGCTCTTTGTTACCTTTGGGGGCATCTTTATTATTAGTACCCTCATTGGTGTGCTCAGTAGTGGCATTGATACCAAGTTAGAAGACCTACGGAAGGGACGTTCACGGGTGATTGAAACGGATCATATTGTGATCCTGGGTTGGTCATTACAAATTATCACTTTAATTAATCAACTGATTTTAGCTAATGCTAATCGTTCAGATACTTGCATTGTGATTCTCAGTCCTGAAGATAAAGTTCAGATGGAAGATCATCTGTATGATGAGTTAGGGAAATTGCGTCAAGTTCGCCTTGTTTGTCGCACGGGAAATCCCAGTAATTTAGCCGATTTAGGCATGGTGAATATTCAGGCAGCCCGCTCAATTATTATTTTAAATGAGTCTCCCGCCAAATCAGATATTAATTTAATTAAGATTCTTTTAGCGATTAAAAATTTACCTCGGTTAGAGTCTCAACCCTATCATATTGTAGCACAAGTTCAAGATATTAATACCCTCGATATTATTCAACTGATTGGACAGGATGAAATTGAAGGATTACTCACTCAAGATTTAATTTCCCGGATTATTGTTCAAACCTGCCGTCAATCGGGTTTATCGATTGTTTATTTGGAATTATTGGATTTTACCGGGGTTGAAATTTATATTCACGAAGAACCTTCTTTACAGGGGCAATCCTATGGAGATATTCTCCTAGCTTATAAAGATTCTGCGGTGATAGGAATGCAATTAACGGATGGAACAATTCAACTCAATCCGTCAATCGAGAGAATCTTGCAACCCGCAGAAAAATTAGTGCTTTTAAGTGAAGATGATAGCACGATTCGTTTATCAGGTGTTTCCAAATCTGCGATTAATCACCAGGGTATTCAACTCACTCAAAAAACAGCGATCGCAACGTCTGAACATACGTTAATGTTAGGATGGAATGATCGGATTCCTCGGATTTTGGTTCAACTCGATCAATACGTTGCCAGCAACTCCAGTGTAACTCTCGTTTCACCCTTCCCTGAAACTGACATCATCGACTGTTTAAAGACCTTGAATTTGGAACAACAAACCCTCCATTATTATCAAGGATCAATCACAGAACGGAACGTTTTAGAGTCTCTGAGTTTAGAAAAATATCACCATGTTATTGTGTTATCTAATCCTGATTTAGATCCCGAAGAAGCCGACGCTCAAACGTTAATTACCTTAATCTATCTTCGAGATATTGCTGATCGCAAAAATCCTAACCTACAGATTGTAACTGAAATGTTAGATACCCGCAATCAAGCCTTAGCTCAGGTAGCACGTCCCGATGATTTTGTGATTACCGAACAAATTATTAGTCGGATGTTAGCCCAAGTTTCAGAACAGAAAAGCTTAAATTCTGTATTTGCTGAATTATTTAGTCCTGAAGGGTCGGAAATTTACCTCAAACCGGTTAGTAACTATGTGAATCTTAACGAACCGATTAATTTTTATACTGTTGTTGAAGCTGCCAAACAACGGGGAGAATCAGCCATTGGTTATCGCTGTTTAAAAGATGCTCAAAATTTAGCCAGAGGTTATGGAATTGTACTGAATCCAAAGAAAGATGAATTGGTAAAATTTTCCCCTCAAGATCGGATTATTGTTTTAGCGGATTGCTAA
- a CDS encoding RNA-guided endonuclease InsQ/TnpB family protein → MDDMTKITRTIKLKFVDLNRCKAQVFEQMTAENTRVANKLLSLPIKERRKMTTAKIMSELKSALVNQVIRHTTSPTGRKTKQYKVLPVEVNNQNWKLTLKGNTYSISFPTLKGEKRIPIEVASPHWQPVLDGLLEGTIQGGSFKLIKHRNKWYAYLSITEDVPEVKTEKRLGCDRGQNNLAVVAPKQGFGKFFNGQSVKHRRRYFQQRRKQLQEAKKFRALKKWDKKERRWMDAINHTISRRIVRFAEYHNADVVIEDLEGCRSTMKQSQKSRSDSGESRHNWSYYSLEQKLNYKLALKGLKLIKRPAPYTSKSCSTCGFIGKRNRHDFNCPNGHYHNSDLNAAKNLAQWDGFSCQLDLQRDASVMDSSGLTDGVLGTPLNSVNTVKQEYIQLSLLDWTRYENPTPLA, encoded by the coding sequence ATGGATGACATGACAAAAATAACTCGGACGATTAAATTGAAATTCGTGGATCTCAACCGTTGTAAAGCTCAGGTGTTTGAGCAAATGACGGCAGAAAACACACGGGTTGCCAACAAGCTGTTGTCATTGCCGATTAAAGAACGGCGTAAAATGACAACAGCTAAAATTATGTCCGAGTTAAAATCTGCCCTTGTTAACCAAGTAATCCGACATACCACATCACCCACAGGTCGTAAAACCAAACAATATAAAGTTCTTCCTGTGGAAGTTAACAACCAAAACTGGAAGTTAACCCTAAAAGGGAATACTTATTCAATTAGTTTTCCAACCCTTAAAGGTGAAAAAAGAATTCCCATTGAAGTTGCATCTCCCCATTGGCAACCTGTTTTAGACGGATTGTTAGAGGGAACAATTCAAGGGGGTTCTTTTAAATTAATTAAACATCGAAATAAGTGGTATGCCTATCTGTCAATTACTGAGGATGTTCCAGAAGTTAAGACGGAGAAAAGATTAGGATGTGACCGAGGACAGAATAATTTAGCGGTAGTTGCACCTAAACAGGGTTTTGGTAAGTTCTTTAATGGTCAAAGCGTTAAGCATCGGAGACGTTATTTTCAACAACGAAGAAAACAACTTCAAGAAGCTAAAAAGTTTCGAGCATTAAAGAAATGGGACAAAAAAGAACGACGATGGATGGATGCAATCAATCATACAATCAGCCGTCGAATTGTTCGTTTTGCCGAATACCATAATGCTGATGTTGTTATTGAGGATTTAGAAGGATGTCGAAGCACAATGAAACAGAGCCAAAAATCTCGTTCTGATTCCGGTGAATCTCGACATAATTGGTCTTATTATTCTTTGGAACAGAAACTTAATTATAAGTTGGCTCTTAAAGGATTGAAATTAATTAAAAGACCTGCGCCATACACTTCCAAATCCTGTTCAACCTGTGGTTTTATTGGTAAAAGAAATCGACATGATTTCAATTGCCCTAATGGTCACTACCATAACTCTGATTTGAATGCTGCGAAAAACCTAGCTCAATGGGACGGTTTTTCTTGTCAGTTAGACCTACAGAGAGATGCTTCTGTAATGGATTCATCCGGTTTAACTGATGGGGTGCTTGGCACACCCCTGAACTCGGTGAATACAGTCAAACAAGAGTATATTCAACTGTCTCTGCTTGACTGGACTAGATACGAGAATCCCACCCCTTTAGCGTAG